The Proteus vulgaris genome has a segment encoding these proteins:
- the secY gene encoding preprotein translocase subunit SecY → MAKQPGLDFQSAKGGVGELKRRLLFVLGALIVFRIGSFIPIPGIDATVLAKLLDQQKGTIIEMFNMFSGGALSRASIFALGIMPYISASIIIQLLSVVNPRLAEIKKEGEAGRRKISQYTRYGTLVLAIFQSIGIATGLPNMPGMQGLVINPGLPFYITAVVSLVTGTMFLMWLGEQITERGIGNGISIIIFAGIVAGLPPAIGQTIEQARQGELHFLLLLLVAVLVFAVTFFVVFVERGQRRIVVNYAKRQQGRRIYAAQSTHLPLKVNMAGVIPAIFASSIILFPGTITSWFGDGTGWGWLTTISLNLQPGQPIYVLLYAAAIIFFCFFYTALVFNPRETADNLKKSGAFVPGIRPGEQTAKYIDKVMTRLTLIGALYITFICLIPEFMRDAMKVPFYFGGTSLLIVVVVIMDFMAQVQTLLMSSQYESALKKANLKG, encoded by the coding sequence ATGGCTAAACAACCAGGTTTAGATTTTCAGAGTGCTAAAGGTGGTGTAGGTGAACTAAAACGCAGACTTTTGTTTGTTCTTGGTGCACTAATTGTCTTTAGGATTGGCTCTTTTATTCCTATCCCTGGTATTGATGCCACTGTGCTTGCCAAATTGCTCGATCAGCAAAAAGGCACCATCATTGAAATGTTTAACATGTTCTCTGGTGGTGCTCTTAGCCGTGCTTCTATCTTTGCGCTGGGTATCATGCCTTATATTTCGGCATCGATTATTATCCAACTTTTATCAGTGGTTAACCCTCGGTTAGCAGAGATTAAGAAGGAAGGGGAGGCCGGTCGTCGTAAGATCAGCCAATATACCCGTTATGGTACTTTGGTGCTGGCGATATTCCAATCAATTGGTATCGCAACAGGCTTACCGAATATGCCAGGAATGCAAGGTCTGGTGATTAATCCAGGCTTACCATTCTATATTACGGCTGTTGTGAGCTTAGTCACTGGGACAATGTTCCTGATGTGGTTAGGTGAGCAAATCACTGAACGTGGTATTGGTAACGGTATCTCAATCATTATCTTTGCAGGTATCGTTGCAGGTCTTCCACCTGCCATTGGTCAAACCATCGAGCAGGCGCGGCAAGGCGAACTGCACTTCCTCCTGTTATTGTTGGTTGCAGTATTGGTGTTCGCGGTTACTTTCTTTGTTGTTTTTGTAGAAAGAGGACAACGTCGTATCGTTGTTAACTATGCAAAACGTCAACAAGGGCGTAGAATATACGCGGCACAAAGTACACATCTACCACTTAAAGTAAATATGGCGGGTGTTATACCAGCAATTTTTGCTTCAAGTATTATCCTGTTTCCTGGTACAATAACCTCTTGGTTTGGCGATGGTACAGGATGGGGTTGGCTGACGACGATTTCGTTAAATCTACAGCCTGGTCAACCTATTTATGTGCTACTATACGCTGCTGCAATCATATTCTTCTGTTTCTTTTATACGGCGTTGGTTTTCAACCCAAGAGAAACGGCAGATAACCTGAAGAAGTCCGGTGCATTTGTACCAGGAATTCGCCCGGGAGAGCAGACGGCTAAATATATAGATAAAGTGATGACTCGTTTAACCTTAATTGGTGCCTTGTATATTACTTTTATCTGTCTCATCCCGGAGTTCATGCGTGACGCAATGAAAGTACCTTTCTATTTTGGTGGTACTTCCCTCTTAATCGTGGTTGTGGTCATCATGGATTTTATGGCTCAAGTGCAAACTCTCCTGATGTCAAGTCAGTATGAGTCTGCATTGAAAAAAGCAAATCTTAAAGGTTAA
- the rpsK gene encoding 30S ribosomal protein S11, translating to MAKAPIRARKRVRKQVSDGVAHIHASFNNTIVTITDRQGNALGWATAGGSGFRGSRKSTPFAAQVAAERCAEAVKEYGIKNLEVMVKGPGPGRESTIRALNAAGFRITNITDVTPIPHNGCRPPKKRRV from the coding sequence ATGGCAAAAGCACCTATTCGTGCACGTAAGCGTGTAAGAAAACAAGTCTCTGACGGTGTGGCTCATATCCATGCTTCTTTCAACAACACAATCGTTACTATTACTGATCGTCAAGGTAACGCATTGGGTTGGGCTACTGCCGGTGGTTCCGGTTTCCGTGGTTCTCGTAAATCTACTCCGTTCGCGGCTCAGGTTGCAGCAGAACGTTGCGCTGAAGCTGTTAAAGAGTACGGAATTAAGAACTTGGAAGTTATGGTTAAAGGACCTGGTCCTGGTCGTGAGTCAACTATCCGTGCATTAAACGCGGCTGGTTTCCGCATCACTAATATTACTGATGTGACTCCGATTCCTCATAACGGTTGTCGCCCACCGAAAAAACGTCGCGTTTAA
- the rpsD gene encoding 30S ribosomal protein S4, producing MARYLGPKLKLSRREGTDLFLKSGVRAIDTKCKLEQAPGQHGARKPRLSDYGVQLREKQKVRRIYGVLERQFRNYYKEATRLKGNTGENLLTLLEGRLDNVVYRMGFGATRAEARQMVSHKAIMVNGRVVNIASYQVSPNDVVSVREKSKKQSRIKAALELAEQREKPTWLEVDAAKMEGVFKRIPERTDLSADINEHLIVELYSK from the coding sequence ATGGCAAGATATTTGGGTCCTAAGCTCAAGCTGAGCCGTCGCGAAGGTACAGATTTATTTCTAAAATCTGGCGTTCGGGCGATTGACACCAAGTGTAAACTGGAACAAGCACCAGGTCAGCACGGCGCACGTAAACCGCGTCTGTCTGATTACGGTGTTCAGTTACGTGAAAAACAAAAAGTACGTCGTATTTACGGTGTTCTAGAACGTCAATTCCGTAACTACTACAAAGAAGCAACACGTCTGAAAGGCAACACAGGTGAAAACCTGCTGACTCTGCTGGAAGGTCGTCTGGATAACGTTGTTTATCGTATGGGCTTTGGCGCAACTCGCGCAGAAGCACGTCAGATGGTTAGCCATAAAGCAATCATGGTAAATGGTCGCGTGGTTAACATTGCTTCTTATCAGGTTTCCCCGAATGACGTAGTCAGCGTTCGTGAAAAATCGAAAAAACAGTCTCGTATCAAGGCTGCTTTAGAGCTGGCTGAACAGCGTGAAAAGCCAACATGGCTGGAAGTTGATGCTGCTAAGATGGAAGGTGTGTTCAAGCGTATTCCTGAACGTACTGACTTGTCTGCTGACATTAACGAGCACCTGATCGTCGAGCTTTACTCCAAGTAA
- the rpoA gene encoding DNA-directed RNA polymerase subunit alpha: MQGSVTEFLKPRLVDIEQVSSTHAKVTLEPLERGFGHTLGNALRRILLSSMPGCAVTEVEIDGVLHEYSTKEGVQEDILEILLNLKGLAVKVHGKDEVILTLSKSGIGPVIAADIIHDGDVEIVKPQHVICHLTDENASINMRIKVQRGRGYVPASARIHSEEDERPIGRLLVDACYSPVERIAYNVEAARVEQRTDLDKLVIEMETNGTIDPEESIRRAATILAEQLEAFVDLRDVRQPEVKEEKPEFDPILLRPVDDLELTVRSANCLKAEAIHYIGDLVQRTEVELLKTPNLGKKSLTEIKDVLASRGLSLGMRLENWPPASIADE, from the coding sequence ATGCAGGGTTCTGTGACAGAGTTTCTAAAACCGCGCCTGGTTGATATCGAGCAAGTCAGTTCGACGCACGCCAAGGTGACCCTTGAGCCATTAGAGCGAGGCTTCGGCCATACTCTTGGTAACGCACTGCGCCGTATTCTGCTTTCGTCTATGCCGGGTTGTGCGGTAACAGAGGTTGAGATTGATGGTGTACTGCATGAGTACAGCACCAAAGAAGGTGTTCAGGAAGATATCCTAGAAATACTGCTCAACCTTAAGGGGTTGGCGGTAAAAGTTCATGGTAAAGATGAAGTTATTCTTACTTTGAGCAAATCTGGCATTGGCCCTGTTATTGCAGCCGATATCATCCATGACGGTGATGTCGAAATCGTCAAGCCGCAGCACGTTATCTGCCACCTTACAGACGAAAACGCATCTATTAATATGCGTATCAAAGTTCAGCGTGGTCGTGGTTATGTGCCGGCTTCTGCCCGAATTCATTCGGAAGAAGATGAGCGCCCTATCGGTCGCCTTTTAGTAGACGCGTGCTATAGCCCAGTTGAGCGTATTGCTTATAATGTGGAAGCAGCTCGTGTTGAACAGCGTACCGACTTGGATAAGCTGGTAATCGAGATGGAAACTAACGGTACTATCGATCCAGAAGAGTCGATTCGCCGTGCAGCGACTATCCTGGCTGAACAGCTTGAAGCTTTTGTTGACTTACGTGATGTTCGTCAACCAGAAGTTAAAGAAGAGAAGCCAGAATTCGATCCTATCTTACTGCGCCCAGTAGACGATCTTGAATTGACTGTCCGCTCTGCTAACTGTCTGAAGGCAGAAGCAATCCACTACATCGGTGATCTGGTACAGCGTACTGAAGTTGAATTACTTAAGACGCCTAACCTTGGTAAGAAATCTCTTACTGAGATTAAAGACGTACTGGCGTCGCGTGGTCTATCTCTAGGTATGCGCCTTGAGAATTGGCCACCTGCAAGTATCGCTGATGAATAA
- the rplQ gene encoding 50S ribosomal protein L17, whose amino-acid sequence MRHRKSGRQLNRNSSHRQAMFRNMAGSLVRHEIIKTTLPKAKELRRVVEPLITLAKTDSVANRRLAFARTRDNEVVAKLFTVLGPRFASRAGGYTRILKCGFRAGDNAPMAYIELVDRADSETEAAAE is encoded by the coding sequence ATGCGCCATCGTAAGAGTGGTCGTCAATTGAACCGCAACAGCAGCCATCGTCAGGCTATGTTTCGTAACATGGCAGGTTCTTTAGTTCGTCATGAGATAATCAAGACAACTTTGCCTAAAGCGAAAGAACTGCGTCGCGTCGTTGAGCCGCTGATTACTCTTGCCAAGACCGACAGCGTAGCTAATCGTCGTCTGGCATTCGCCCGTACTCGTGATAACGAAGTCGTGGCAAAACTGTTTACAGTATTAGGTCCGCGTTTTGCGAGCCGTGCAGGTGGTTACACTCGTATTCTGAAGTGTGGCTTCCGTGCTGGTGACAACGCTCCAATGGCTTACATTGAGCTTGTTGACCGTGCTGATTCTGAAACAGAAGCAGCAGCTGAATAA
- the zntR gene encoding zinc-responsive transcriptional regulator, protein MYRIGQVAKLANVTTDTIRFYEKQGLMDHDRRTEGGYRLYTEKDLQRLRFIRYAKELGFTLDAITELLSIRVDPAHHTCIESKHIVDARLEEVELRLKEMEKMRDSLKMLSNACCGSAHESTYCSILEILESGATKQ, encoded by the coding sequence ATGTACCGTATTGGACAAGTTGCAAAACTTGCGAATGTAACAACAGATACAATCCGGTTTTATGAAAAACAAGGGTTGATGGATCATGATAGACGTACAGAAGGGGGTTATCGCCTCTATACAGAAAAAGATCTACAGCGATTACGTTTTATCCGCTATGCGAAAGAGCTTGGTTTTACATTGGATGCTATTACTGAACTCCTTTCGATTCGTGTTGATCCTGCTCATCACACTTGTATCGAGTCGAAGCATATCGTTGATGCAAGACTTGAAGAAGTTGAATTGCGTTTAAAAGAGATGGAAAAAATGCGCGATTCATTAAAAATGTTAAGTAATGCGTGTTGTGGTAGTGCTCATGAGAGTACTTATTGCTCAATTCTAGAAATACTTGAATCCGGAGCAACAAAGCAATAA
- the arfA gene encoding Alternative ribosome-rescue factor A has product MSNKYQHQKGVIKENALAALVHDPLFRQRVEKNKKGKGSFVRKEKHNKKGNWEASDNKRFFQLLSLAF; this is encoded by the coding sequence ATGTCTAACAAATATCAACACCAAAAAGGTGTTATTAAAGAGAATGCTTTAGCTGCATTGGTTCACGATCCATTATTTAGGCAGCGCGTAGAAAAAAACAAGAAAGGAAAAGGTAGTTTTGTGAGAAAAGAAAAACATAACAAAAAGGGTAACTGGGAGGCCAGTGATAACAAAAGATTTTTTCAATTGTTATCACTGGCCTTTTAG
- the mscL gene encoding large-conductance mechanosensitive channel, giving the protein MAFFKEFREFAMKGNVVDMAVGVIIGAAFGKIVSSLVADIIMPPLGLLIGGIDFKQFSLVLREASGDMPAVVLNYGMFIQTVFDFAIVAFAIFCAIKLINKTRRQAEEAPKAPPAPSAEETLLTEIRDLLKNQQK; this is encoded by the coding sequence ATGGCTTTTTTCAAAGAGTTTCGTGAATTTGCAATGAAAGGTAACGTAGTTGACATGGCTGTCGGTGTCATCATTGGTGCAGCTTTCGGTAAGATTGTTTCATCACTGGTAGCTGATATTATCATGCCACCATTGGGATTATTAATTGGCGGTATTGATTTTAAGCAGTTTAGTCTTGTACTAAGAGAGGCAAGTGGAGATATGCCTGCCGTTGTACTAAATTACGGTATGTTTATTCAAACTGTTTTTGACTTCGCTATTGTTGCATTTGCTATTTTCTGCGCGATTAAATTAATTAATAAAACACGCCGCCAAGCAGAAGAAGCTCCGAAAGCACCGCCAGCCCCATCTGCAGAAGAAACACTATTAACAGAGATCCGCGATTTATTAAAAAACCAGCAGAAATAA
- the trkA gene encoding potassium transporter peripheral membrane component translates to MKIIILGAGQVGGTLAENLVGENNDITVVDTNADRLRQLQDKFDLRVVNGHGSHPRILREAGAEDADMLVAVTNSDETNMIACQVAYTLFNTPNKVARIRASEFVREADKLFLPEAIPIDYLISPEHLVIDYIYKLIQYPGALQVVNFAEGQVSIVAVKAYYGGSLVGNALSTLRDHMPHIDTRVAAIFRQDRPIRPQGSTIIEAGDEVFFVVASQHIRAVMSELQRLEKPYKRIMIVGGGNVGAGLAARLEKDYSVKLIEHNQQRATELAELLHDTIVFYGDASDQELLAEEHIEQIDVFIALTNDDEANIMSAMLAKRMGAKKAMVLIQRSAYVDLVQGGVIDIAISPQQATISALLGHVRKADIVSVSSLRRGVAEAIEAVAHGDENTSKVVGRRIQDIKLPPGTIIGAIVRNEDVIIANASHSIEQGDHVIMFITDKKYVPEVEKLFQPSPFFL, encoded by the coding sequence ATGAAAATTATTATCTTAGGCGCTGGTCAAGTCGGTGGTACTCTCGCTGAAAATCTTGTCGGGGAGAATAATGATATTACTGTCGTTGATACTAATGCTGATCGTTTACGTCAACTTCAAGATAAATTCGATTTACGAGTAGTCAATGGACATGGCTCTCATCCAAGGATCTTAAGAGAAGCTGGTGCTGAAGATGCTGATATGTTAGTTGCTGTCACTAATTCTGACGAAACGAACATGATTGCGTGCCAAGTTGCTTATACCTTGTTTAATACGCCAAATAAAGTTGCACGTATACGTGCTTCAGAGTTTGTTCGTGAAGCAGATAAACTATTTCTTCCTGAAGCTATTCCCATTGATTATTTAATATCACCAGAACATTTAGTTATTGATTATATTTATAAACTTATTCAATATCCTGGCGCATTACAAGTGGTTAATTTCGCAGAAGGCCAAGTCAGTATCGTTGCGGTAAAAGCCTATTATGGTGGTTCTCTTGTGGGTAATGCTTTGTCAACATTAAGAGATCATATGCCACATATTGATACACGTGTTGCTGCAATTTTTCGTCAAGATAGACCTATTCGGCCTCAAGGCTCCACTATCATAGAAGCTGGAGATGAGGTCTTTTTTGTTGTCGCATCTCAGCATATTCGTGCTGTAATGAGTGAATTACAACGATTAGAAAAACCATATAAACGCATTATGATTGTGGGTGGCGGTAATGTAGGTGCTGGTTTAGCTGCCAGATTAGAAAAAGATTATAGCGTCAAACTTATTGAACATAATCAACAACGTGCAACTGAATTAGCAGAACTTCTTCATGACACAATTGTTTTTTATGGTGATGCATCAGACCAAGAGCTTCTTGCAGAAGAACATATAGAACAAATCGATGTCTTTATCGCGCTGACTAATGATGATGAAGCTAACATTATGTCTGCTATGTTAGCAAAAAGAATGGGGGCAAAAAAAGCAATGGTCCTCATTCAGCGCAGTGCGTATGTTGATTTAGTTCAAGGTGGCGTTATTGATATTGCAATTTCACCACAGCAAGCAACTATTTCTGCACTTTTAGGTCATGTTCGTAAAGCGGATATCGTCAGTGTTTCCTCATTACGTCGCGGTGTTGCTGAAGCAATTGAAGCTGTGGCTCACGGTGATGAAAATACATCAAAAGTCGTTGGTCGTCGTATACAAGATATCAAACTGCCGCCAGGAACCATTATCGGGGCAATTGTTAGAAATGAAGATGTTATTATTGCAAATGCAAGCCACTCTATCGAACAAGGCGATCACGTGATTATGTTTATCACAGATAAAAAATATGTTCCTGAAGTTGAAAAGCTTTTCCAACCTAGTCCATTTTTCTTATAG
- the rsmB gene encoding 16S rRNA methyltransferase B translates to MKTSYNLRSIAAKAINQILDQGLSLSIVIPELQKNISDKDKALLQEICFGVLRTLPQLEWIIQQLMDKPLKGKQRILHYLIMVGLYQLLYTRIPAHAALAETVDGAVALKKPQLKGLINGVLRQFQRQQDILNERFQNSESHFLHPSWLLARIKHAYPEQWMSIVEGNNKKPPMWLRVNQQHHSREEYLALLADNEISAIADDSHPFAIRLENPCNVNLLPGFADGWVTIQDRSAQRCAELLAPKNKEQILDLCAAPGGKTTHILEIAPQAKVLAIDIDEQRLKRVQENLTRLKLNAVVKSGDGRYPEQWCSGMLFDRILLDAPCSATGVIRRHPDIKWLRRNDDIDQLAQIQKEILHAIWPYLKSGGTLVYATCSILPEENIQQVKAFLTSTKDAQCHYQHQCLPEEKGGDGFFYALIKKI, encoded by the coding sequence ATGAAAACGTCATACAACTTACGTAGCATTGCAGCAAAAGCAATCAATCAGATATTAGATCAAGGCTTATCTCTAAGCATTGTCATACCAGAACTTCAAAAAAATATTTCAGATAAAGATAAAGCTTTATTACAAGAAATTTGCTTTGGTGTATTACGCACATTGCCACAATTAGAATGGATTATTCAGCAACTCATGGATAAGCCATTAAAAGGTAAACAACGCATTTTACATTACCTCATTATGGTGGGTTTATATCAGCTTCTTTATACGCGTATTCCTGCCCATGCAGCTCTTGCAGAAACAGTAGATGGTGCCGTTGCACTAAAAAAACCACAGTTAAAAGGATTAATTAACGGTGTGTTACGTCAGTTTCAACGTCAACAAGATATCCTTAATGAACGTTTTCAAAATAGTGAAAGCCATTTTCTTCATCCATCATGGTTACTTGCCCGCATCAAGCACGCTTACCCTGAACAATGGATGAGTATTGTTGAAGGCAACAACAAAAAACCACCTATGTGGTTACGTGTTAATCAACAACACCATTCACGAGAAGAATATTTGGCATTATTGGCAGATAATGAGATTTCAGCCATTGCTGATGATAGCCATCCTTTTGCTATCCGTTTAGAAAATCCATGTAACGTTAACCTTCTTCCCGGATTTGCAGATGGTTGGGTAACAATTCAAGATCGTTCTGCTCAACGTTGCGCTGAATTATTAGCACCAAAAAATAAAGAACAAATTCTCGATTTATGTGCAGCACCTGGGGGCAAAACAACACATATTTTAGAGATAGCCCCTCAAGCTAAAGTATTAGCAATAGACATAGATGAGCAACGTCTGAAACGTGTACAAGAAAACCTTACTCGTTTGAAACTTAATGCTGTCGTCAAAAGTGGTGATGGCCGTTATCCCGAACAATGGTGTTCAGGTATGCTATTTGATCGCATTCTACTTGATGCGCCATGTTCAGCAACCGGTGTTATCCGTCGTCATCCTGACATTAAGTGGCTTCGTCGTAATGATGATATTGATCAATTAGCTCAAATTCAAAAAGAAATTCTTCATGCTATTTGGCCATACTTAAAATCTGGTGGCACATTAGTTTATGCAACATGTTCTATTCTTCCAGAAGAGAACATACAACAAGTTAAAGCATTTTTAACATCAACTAAAGATGCACAATGTCACTATCAACATCAGTGTTTACCTGAAGAAAAAGGTGGCGATGGTTTCTTTTATGCATTGATAAAAAAAATATGA
- the fmt gene encoding methionyl-tRNA formyltransferase, producing the protein MSDSLRIIFAGTPDFAARHLAALLSTQHRVVGVMTPPDKPAGRGKKLTISPVKALALTHDIPVYQPASLKPEENHEWIIEQQADIMIVVAYGMILPKAVLEIPRLGCLNVHGSLLPKWRGAAPIQRSLWAGDKETGVTIMQMDVGLDTGDMLYKASCPITNEDTSASLYEKLAELGPKALTTTLDLLTSGKIKAEKQDDSLANYAQKLSKEEAKIDWSLSAEQIERCIRAFNPWPMSFFMLDEQPVKVWKAHVIADDTNQPVGTLLKADKTGIYIATGNGILNITELQPSGKKPMASADFLNSKRDWFTPGKIIQ; encoded by the coding sequence GTGTCTGATTCATTACGTATTATTTTTGCGGGAACACCCGATTTTGCGGCTCGACATTTAGCCGCATTGTTATCAACCCAACATCGTGTGGTGGGAGTAATGACTCCTCCAGATAAACCCGCAGGAAGAGGTAAGAAACTGACTATTAGCCCAGTTAAAGCACTAGCTTTAACTCATGATATTCCTGTTTATCAACCTGCCTCTTTAAAGCCAGAAGAGAACCATGAATGGATTATAGAACAACAAGCCGACATTATGATTGTTGTGGCTTATGGGATGATCTTACCTAAAGCCGTGCTTGAAATCCCTCGTTTAGGTTGTCTAAATGTACATGGTTCTCTCCTTCCTAAATGGCGTGGCGCCGCACCGATTCAACGCTCTTTATGGGCAGGAGATAAAGAAACGGGTGTCACAATTATGCAGATGGATGTTGGTTTAGATACAGGTGATATGTTGTATAAAGCATCATGCCCAATTACAAATGAAGACACCAGTGCGTCACTTTATGAAAAACTGGCAGAACTAGGCCCTAAAGCTCTAACGACGACACTCGATCTGCTTACATCAGGTAAAATAAAAGCTGAAAAACAAGATGATAGTTTAGCGAATTACGCCCAAAAATTATCTAAAGAAGAAGCAAAAATTGATTGGTCATTATCGGCAGAGCAAATTGAGCGCTGTATAAGAGCCTTCAATCCATGGCCAATGAGCTTCTTCATGCTAGACGAACAGCCGGTAAAAGTATGGAAAGCACACGTTATTGCAGATGATACAAATCAACCGGTAGGAACTTTATTAAAAGCAGATAAAACAGGTATTTATATTGCGACAGGTAACGGCATTCTAAATATCACTGAATTACAGCCTTCAGGTAAAAAGCCTATGGCTTCTGCTGATTTCCTAAACTCCAAGCGAGATTGGTTCACGCCTGGGAAAATCATTCAATAA
- the def_2 gene encoding peptide deformylase encodes MAVLHVLHYPDERLRTIAKPVEKVDAEIQKIVDDMFETMYLEEGIGLAATQVDIHQRIIVIDVSETRDQRLVLINPELLDAEGDTGIEEGCLSIPEQRAFIPRAEHVKVKALDYNGQPFELEADDLLAICIQHEMDHLVGKLFVDYLSPLKRQRIRQKVEKLDKLDKKRAKAGQ; translated from the coding sequence ATGGCAGTGTTACACGTATTACATTATCCAGACGAGCGCCTTCGCACGATTGCAAAGCCAGTCGAAAAAGTTGATGCCGAAATTCAAAAAATTGTCGATGATATGTTTGAAACGATGTATTTAGAAGAAGGTATTGGCTTAGCAGCAACACAAGTGGATATCCACCAGCGCATTATCGTCATTGATGTCTCCGAAACAAGAGACCAAAGACTGGTATTAATAAACCCAGAACTTCTTGATGCTGAAGGTGATACAGGTATCGAAGAGGGCTGTTTATCTATCCCAGAACAACGTGCTTTTATTCCTCGTGCTGAGCACGTAAAAGTAAAAGCACTTGATTACAATGGCCAGCCTTTTGAATTAGAAGCTGATGACTTATTGGCTATCTGTATTCAACATGAAATGGACCATTTAGTTGGTAAACTGTTTGTAGATTATTTATCTCCATTAAAACGCCAACGTATCCGTCAAAAAGTTGAGAAACTCGATAAGCTAGATAAAAAAAGAGCTAAAGCAGGACAGTAA
- the smf gene encoding DNA protecting protein DprA: protein MDVREIWIRLNAISRLPTNKAIQIAKYLQSVTQLTYRQLKSCGLSEQQSHQFLRLHADAVNNTLKWLDKNESSLLTITDSDYPPLLKQISSPPLLLFVAGNRKHLISTQIALIGSRNATAYGTKWATYFAQELVKNQFTITSGLAQGIDGIGHRSALNNKGVTIAVLGSGLEHIYPSFHRTLATQIKESGLLISEHLPMTPPLARYFPQRNRIISGLSATLLIIEAGIKSGSLITANYALQQGKELFVLPGLLGDLHFEGNHQLIKQGANLASSPDDILEYLNSSLQWLTCEYESPQEQIDEKLIQLSDNKKKDIQREQLTPNQQLAIDMILPFVRFNEIVPIDIIAHDSGLSTSELAPLLLELELIEKVVIVAGGYTRLE, encoded by the coding sequence ATGGATGTCAGAGAAATATGGATAAGACTTAATGCTATTTCAAGATTACCGACTAATAAAGCCATTCAAATTGCAAAATATTTACAATCTGTCACACAACTCACTTATAGACAATTAAAAAGTTGTGGCTTGTCAGAACAGCAAAGTCATCAATTTTTAAGACTTCATGCAGATGCTGTCAATAATACATTAAAGTGGTTAGATAAAAATGAATCATCATTATTAACGATTACGGATTCAGATTATCCACCTTTATTAAAGCAAATTTCATCACCACCACTTTTGCTTTTTGTTGCAGGAAATCGAAAACATTTAATCAGCACACAAATTGCATTAATAGGTAGCCGAAATGCAACAGCATATGGTACTAAATGGGCGACTTACTTTGCACAAGAACTGGTAAAGAACCAATTCACTATTACGAGTGGGCTAGCTCAAGGTATTGATGGAATAGGGCATCGAAGTGCACTAAATAATAAAGGTGTCACTATTGCCGTACTTGGAAGTGGTTTAGAGCATATTTATCCTTCGTTCCATCGTACTCTTGCAACACAAATAAAAGAGTCTGGTCTTCTAATTTCTGAACATTTACCCATGACTCCTCCTTTAGCGCGTTATTTTCCTCAGCGTAATCGAATTATTAGTGGGTTAAGTGCTACATTGCTTATTATTGAAGCAGGAATTAAAAGTGGCTCTTTGATTACAGCTAACTATGCATTGCAGCAGGGTAAGGAATTGTTTGTTTTACCAGGGCTATTAGGCGATCTTCATTTTGAAGGTAATCATCAACTTATTAAGCAAGGTGCAAATTTAGCATCTTCACCAGATGATATTTTAGAATATTTAAATAGTTCTTTGCAGTGGCTTACTTGCGAATATGAATCGCCGCAAGAACAGATAGATGAAAAACTTATACAGCTCTCTGATAATAAAAAAAAGGATATCCAAAGGGAGCAACTTACGCCAAATCAACAATTAGCGATTGATATGATATTACCTTTCGTACGTTTTAATGAAATAGTACCTATTGATATAATTGCTCATGATAGTGGATTATCAACATCTGAATTAGCTCCTCTTTTATTAGAACTTGAGCTTATAGAAAAAGTCGTTATTGTGGCTGGTGGCTATACTCGATTGGAATAA